Proteins encoded by one window of Ictidomys tridecemlineatus isolate mIctTri1 chromosome 7, mIctTri1.hap1, whole genome shotgun sequence:
- the Fkbp7 gene encoding peptidyl-prolyl cis-trans isomerase FKBP7 isoform X2, which yields MHFLSRLVVFFYLWGFVTAQGLKKEESPEEVKIEILHRPENCSKTSKKGDLLNAHYDGYLAKDGSKFYCSRTQNEGHPKWFVLGVGQVIKGLDIAMMDMCPGEKRKVIIPPSFAYGKEGYDGKIPPDATLIFEIELYAVTKGPRSIETFKQIDTDNDRQLSKTEINHYLKKEFEKDEKPRDKSYQNAVLEDIFKKNDHDGDGFISPKEYNVYQHDEL from the exons ATGCATTTCTTATCCAGATTAGTTGTTTTCTTTTACCTGTGGGGCTTTGTTACTGCTCAGGGACTAAAGAAAGAAGAGAGCCCAGAGGAAGTGAAAATAGAAATTTTGCATCGTCCCGAAAACTGCTCTAAGACAAGCAAGAAGGGAGACCTGCTTAATGCCCATTATGATGGCTACTTGGCTAAAGATGGCTCGAAATTCTACTGCAG ccgGACACAAAACGAAGGTCACCCCAAATGGTTTGTTCTTGGTGTTGGACAAGTCATAAAAGGCCTAGACATTGCTATGATGGATATGTGCCCTGGAGAGAAGCGAAAAGTGATTATACCTCCTTCATTTGCATATGGAAAGGAAGGATATG ATGGCAAGATTCCACCTGATGCAACGTTGATTTTTGAGATTGAACTTtatgctgtgaccaaaggaccacGGAGCATTGAAACATTTAAACAAATAGACACAGACAATGATCGGCAACTCTCTAAAACCGAG ATAAATCATTActtgaaaaaagaatttgaaaaagatGAGAAGCCACGTGACAAGTCATATCAGAATGCAGttttagaagatatttttaagaagaatgaCCATGATGGTGATGGCTTCATTTCTCCCAAAGAATACAATGTATACCAGCATGATGAACtatag
- the Fkbp7 gene encoding peptidyl-prolyl cis-trans isomerase FKBP7 isoform X1 has protein sequence MHFLSRLVVFFYLWGFVTAQGLKKEESPEEVKIEILHRPENCSKTSKKGDLLNAHYDGYLAKDGSKFYCSRTQNEGHPKWFVLGVGQVIKGLDIAMMDMCPGEKRKVIIPPSFAYGKEGYADGKIPPDATLIFEIELYAVTKGPRSIETFKQIDTDNDRQLSKTEINHYLKKEFEKDEKPRDKSYQNAVLEDIFKKNDHDGDGFISPKEYNVYQHDEL, from the exons ATGCATTTCTTATCCAGATTAGTTGTTTTCTTTTACCTGTGGGGCTTTGTTACTGCTCAGGGACTAAAGAAAGAAGAGAGCCCAGAGGAAGTGAAAATAGAAATTTTGCATCGTCCCGAAAACTGCTCTAAGACAAGCAAGAAGGGAGACCTGCTTAATGCCCATTATGATGGCTACTTGGCTAAAGATGGCTCGAAATTCTACTGCAG ccgGACACAAAACGAAGGTCACCCCAAATGGTTTGTTCTTGGTGTTGGACAAGTCATAAAAGGCCTAGACATTGCTATGATGGATATGTGCCCTGGAGAGAAGCGAAAAGTGATTATACCTCCTTCATTTGCATATGGAAAGGAAGGATATG CAGATGGCAAGATTCCACCTGATGCAACGTTGATTTTTGAGATTGAACTTtatgctgtgaccaaaggaccacGGAGCATTGAAACATTTAAACAAATAGACACAGACAATGATCGGCAACTCTCTAAAACCGAG ATAAATCATTActtgaaaaaagaatttgaaaaagatGAGAAGCCACGTGACAAGTCATATCAGAATGCAGttttagaagatatttttaagaagaatgaCCATGATGGTGATGGCTTCATTTCTCCCAAAGAATACAATGTATACCAGCATGATGAACtatag